acAAACCATTAAAGCAATCATAGACATGCTTGCTTTTATGGATCTTCCCTgctcattaaaaagaaaagaaaaatgccaCATGAAATTTGAGGGGCTTGTTTCAGCCCCTCAAATTTCATCtggctttttttttcttgaacagaagaaaaggggagggaacaGAAACTTCATACCTTGAAAGCTTTATTAGTATCTGCAGGCATCGCCATGGCTGCCCCTGTCATCTGCTCCTGCATTACTCTGGACTGATCTGCAGCTGTAAACACAACAAAGAAGGCCTTCTGTTACTTTATACTGGGATGAGAATCATGCAGCCCTTCATACTGCAAAATAGTCATTTCTAGCAGTCCTCACTACTGGTCAAGTTGGTTTGCATACTGGGAACAAGAATCATGCAGCCCTTCACATACTACAGAACGGTCATTTCTAACAGTCTTCACTACTGGTCATGTTGGTTTGGGTACTGGGAATTACAATTCAACAACATTCTGTTGAATTGCAATTTTCAGTACCCAAACCAACATGACCAATAGTGAGGACTGCGAGAAATGACCGTTTGTCCCCCTCTTTTGTTTTATATAACATCAGTACAAAGACTATGAATTGAAGGTATTTTTCAGAATCGATACTGATCAATACTGTGCCACTCCCAGCAGGCGGACAGAAAGAAAGCACCTTTTAGCATTTTGTAAATGAGGCAAACACAAGAAATGTAGAagcctatcagtcagcagtcttaACAAGCTGAAGATAACAAGTATTCTGCCTAGTAACCAAtaaagtgctccatgcagtcatgctggccacatgaatttggaggtgtctatggacaacactggccctttgcttagaaatggagataagcaccaccccctagactagacttaatgtcaggggaaacttttacctttaaccAATGAAGCATCGTACACCTTTCAGTAGCTATAATAACTAATATTAGCATCTGAGCCAGGACTTAGAGGATACATTATAATAATCTCAGTTAAGACAACAAGAAGGAAAGACTTCATAAGTAAGAAGTACATTAAATGACAGCCTGCTGGGGCCATGTCTAATCCTAGCCTTCTATTTTATTTAATACTAATGACTTTGTAGTAGATAGACTACTACAGGTTTGGCTCAATCAAAATAAAATTTCTGGGAGGACTTCTGTAGGAAAGTGGCATTAGTTTACCTCTTTTCTGATGCACTTAAGCAGCAAATAAGGGCCTTAATCCCACTGGCAGTTCTAACTAGCATAATCCCAATGAATCAATGCAGTTCATGTAAATGGTGACTCACTGTTCAATAACTGATTCACTGAGTTCAGTGCAGTCAGGACTACCACTAGAATTCAGATCAAGAACTTCATTTAATTCAAAATAAACAGCAATATCTTACCATTGTCTTGGCCAAGAATGAGGGTATAAATGCTTCGAAGTCCAAAGACATTTAGGAAATACCAAGATGCTGAGCTTACCCTAGCAAACCAAAGAGATCAGTTGTCACTGAAATAGATAAACGACTCTGCAATAGCTTTCATAGCATTAGATTGTGTTCCAAATGATATCTAACAAGAATTCTTACCAGGATGCATCCAAAGTAAGCAACTCAATACCCTGTTGTAGCATTGGTTTAAAACGCAGCGTCAAGGGAAAGGGGACTTTTGCTGCAAAAAGTAAGCAAACATGAAAGCTGGTCAAAACATTGATTATGTATATACGTAGTACTATACAGAGGTACATAAATCAAGAGAAATCTTTAATCTTCTGCTTCATTTCTCAGTCTTAAGCTAAATTTCCATAGTCTTTGATTCTGCTCTCTTCCGTACTTTTGCATTCCAATTGTGTATGGTTATCAATATGTCCTGATTAGGGATGTAATCAATTCCCTCTGAGTTCAAGCACAGAAAATGTGGGTTTCTGCAATCATCCATGATTACAAGACAGTTCTAATGAAAGGATATAAGATGTTGCAGCATCTAAGAACATTAACCAATGAAAACACCCATTGAGTTTGTGATTACATCTGCTGCTACAATATTGGGCTCACATGCAATTACAGTAAAGACACCATTTTAAGTATGGTTCTCACTCACTCTAAGGCAAATATTATTTGAACAATGTGCATGCCAGAGTTTTCTCTTCTCTCAGTAAGGGGAGGGAATCTCACATTAAAGCAAATATAGGATTAATTTCATATTCTTTTTGAAAGAGCATGGTTAACCCCACAGGTTGGCTCCATGCTCttcattttttgtttatgaggaATAGGAATGCTGGGATGAGAAGGGGAAggcttatatcagtggttctcaacctgtggatccccagatgttttggcctccaactcccagaaatcctaacaactggtaaactggctgggatttctgggagttgtaggcaaaaacacctggggacccacaggttgagaaccactggcttatatCATCTGAATTATCCTTTAAACTGAAGAGCTCGGATTACCACCCTTGCTGGAGACACAATAAAAGCTTTGTATGCAAAGTCCTGCAGCAGGATTTAAACTCAGCTCAGATTGGCCTATGACGTCCTAATTATTTCAAGAAAATTTGCACAGGATGCCCCAATGTCACCATGACACAAAGGAGTGAGAATACACAGCCAATGTTATTTTTTCAGTTTCCGACACCCTTTTACACCAATCACAAGAAATTCCACCAAAAACTATGGTGACAGAATGCTAACCTAACTGACTAGTTGCCAATATGTCGCATAGAGTTTACCCCCAAAGTCTGTAGTCTAGTCAGGACAAACAATAGTATTTATTTTTCACAGACAAGGATCAGAACGGATAAATAGTGACTTGTTCAACACCACATAATGCTGactcaaatattccagttcaaagctttaTCAATTGTTAGGACATTATAAACTTTTGTTTGATAAATGTCAAGTAACGCTAAATCAGTCTATTTAGGGAATTagtagtggagcccccggtggcgcagtgggttaaacacctgtgccggcaggactgaagaccgacaggtcacaggttcgaatccggggagaggcggatgagctccctctatcagctccagctcctcatgcggagacatgagagaagcctcccacaaggatgataaaaacatcaaatcatccgggcgtcccctgggcaacgtccttgcagacggccaattccctcacaccagaagtgacttgcagtttctcaagtcgctcctgacacgacaaaaaaaaaagggggggattaGTAAAGCCGCATCATCAGACTAACTTCAAAAGCAAAGTATCTGCttgcaagacacacacacacacacagcattcaAACAACTCAGATTTAGATTCCTAGGCTGATACTTACTTGTAACAAAACCTGAGAAAGTCATGTTGATCCAGCCACCAATTAAAATCATCGGCAGTACATTTGTTACATTCCCTTTCATCATATCAGTCAACATGGTTGGATCTGTAAATCAAACACAGttcaaattaatacatattaagacATGTTTCCTTGGATTTCTGAAAGAGCTTGTCATATCagcatgaaaacaaaaacaattcttAGAATAACTGAAAGATCATTTCAATTTAATATTGCTTTCAGTATTTGAGTTGCTGCTATGTAATGGCTATGGACTTTAGGTCTATCCAATCTTGACTAAAAAATTATGCAGGATACCTAAAGTACACAAGTGGCCCATCTCAGTAAGGGGTTCTCCAAGCTCTGCTTGAATTTAAAGCAGGAAAGGTCAACAAGATAACTGTaactttattctgaaagctaGAATTTGAAATAGCAAGGAAATCATTGCCACTTCCTGACTGATCCTAACAGTATTTTCATAAGCAATACTGACATGGAAGTGAAATTTATTTTGTCACCCCAAAGATTTTGTTTGCCATATGTTGATCTAGTGCTTGTTTTAGAACATAAAAcaaataattggggggggggggagagtaaggCCCACTCAAGGTTTCTTACCTGTCATTGGGGAAGGTGGTACTACCTTCCTTTTAGTTTTCTTAAAGAACCCTTCATCAGGATTATTGAAGTAATACTTCCGCatcagaaatgactggaagaAAAAAGCAAATTGCAACCAAAAAAgtgaacattggcttcaaagtgAAATATAATTTAGGCTGGAATTTTTACTGTGTGTGAACTTTTGCATACATAGCTATGCAGCAGAAGTGCTTAAAACCCCTGTTAAGGGAACTGCGGAAACGCACAATGGGATACCAGCAAGAGTGTCCAATATGTATCTGGCTCTACTGATGTGCATCAGCAATCCCTAGCTGGCATCCCAATGCATAACAGTTATTTGGTTGGCTCCCTCGGGTAGTAACAGCAGCCTCTTGCTGAATACAGAGATTGCAAAGCTGATAAACTTTATTTCCCATAGATGCAAATCTACTTATAAAGACTTAAGTCCACAAGTGAATTTTGGCTAATGGACTAGTGGTTGATAGTTCCATTTTGTATCTATCTTTCAGCATTCTGAAATGTTTGCTTAGGAAGCGATATCTGATCTTAAAATCAACAGTTAGAAGTCCATCAAATTCGCTCctgacatttatttttctttagatcagtggctttcaacctgtgggtccccagatgtttttggccttcggctcccagaaatccttacagctggtaaactggctgagctttctgggagttgtaggccaaaaacatctggggaccctgggttgagaaccactgctttagatgctcATGATGTGCCTTATAGACAAATGACTTATACAGATGTGGCAAAACATTCTTACATTTAGTCGTGTTACTCAATGTCACTGGCAACTTGAGTAGCTAATTTTCTCTTCCCATTAACAGATGCTTTAATTAAGATATGCAATTTTGCAACAATGGAATGATAATATTTTCTGCTTCTAGTGAGGCACTGTGGAAGTATCTTTCTGTCATTTGTCTTGGAAAAAGATGGAAGAAGCAACAGAAAAACATGGGAAAGTTAAGGAATGTATGCAATGTCTTCTAGAACACTGTGCATGCTATAAGCAAGGCAAGCAAACTCCACAGTCCTTGTTTGGAAATGCTCATTGAAGTTACCAGCCCAAAATGTCAAcaaaatatgtaataataaacttttattttttaccccgctaccatctccagaaggactcggtgcggcttacaagaggccgagcccaaatacaatagtaaaaacaataacaacaacaacaacagcaaaataactcaaaaaacaaagaaatgacATTAACCACacacaatgatgcaattaaaatcaatggcagggccaaatgtaataactaaAGTTGTAAAAATACCacgaatacatatattaaaatgtatttctatataatatacatattaaaatgtatttctttaaaatacatatgaaaataaacaaagaagaGATTAAACAAAAGATATGAGTTTAAAATTTATGCCtcaaaactggctgggtaggcctgctggaagagatatgcCTTTAAATGGTTttcaaattctgacagctcatttagctattGGAGCTCTTCCGACAAGTCATTCTATAGTcctggggcagccaatgaaaaggtcctctgggtggtggtcgccagtcagattctggctggttggagcaaaCACCTCCCAGAGGGCCTTGGCGTACAGGATGGATTGTATGAGAAAAGGTGATCCTTTGGGTAACCTGGACAGAaaacatgtagggctttaaaggtcgaAACGAACACACTGTACTTTTCCCAGAAACTAACTGGAGGCCAGTcaagtgactttaggataggtgtaacaTGCcaactcctagatgttcctataaccagtctggctgccgtattttgaaccaaatggagtttccgaacttcgtacaaaggtagcccaatgtaaagcgcattgcatGTATCATGTATTACCATTCCACTGCCTTGGAGGTACTTCATTTCCTGTTCAAATGAACAGGTTCAGGCCTGTTGCATAAACATGTTTAGCAATGAACACTGAAGACCCTTATGAAAGCTGACAGTCCGAAAGAATCAAGTTttcaattttaaaacacaacaacaacaaccctccaTCCATAAGCATTCTCACAGAAAGAAGCATACCTGCTTTGGAATGTATTTTCCATTTTCTCGCAGAACTCTACTTCTAATTAGAACTTGACTGCAAGAAAAAAGTCATTATTAGATATGTGCTTTAACTTGCAAAGTAGCAGAATAGGTACTGAGCAAATTTTCTAGATGACTCAGTTTAGAAATTGATTCTTCCTCTAACAACAGCTTTCAAACAGATAAAGGGCAAAGATATTATTCCTTTCCATTGATGGTGGATCTAAACATTTCCTTTTTGATGTAAAGGCTTTCTGCAGGAAAGCATAAGGAAGCTCAGAAGCATCTAAATACCATAACAATTAAGGATCATACTACTACTTGGAGGAAAAGTTGGGTTTTTAAGTAAAAAAAACCAAGGTAAAAGTGtacaaataaatgtatatatgcaGCAGCTATTCAATCCATCACGGAAGAAGTATATTTCTGATATTATAATGTATACACATTTCTTTGCAGTGAAATTAGCTCTGCACTGGGAAATCATAATGTGCGTAGTGATATTAAAAACCATTTTCTGCCTACTATCTCCCCCAATGTGCTGTACAgtaaaattacaatataaaaaaacagaaatatatattattGAAAACAGACTAGTCTGATTAGATTTTTGAAAGCAATTTCATATATCAAAAGCTACTCAAGAGTTTTAGACCCAAATAATTTTAAAGCAAattagattaaaaccattaataaAAATAGTTTGTTTCCTGGTCATGGCCTCTACCTGGATTTCAGAGGCAAAACTGCAATCAATAGTGTTACCAATtataaatatatgcacacaccaaGAGCCAACTGAAAGCCATGTAATATGCAATCTAATGTTTGTTGAGCAATCTAACTCTAGATATTATAATCACATACTGACATCAATCTCTGTAACCTTTAATTACGAAAAACAAATATTCAGTTGGAAGAATCTCTTACCTGTCTGACACTTGCTCCTGTGTGAGCTTTTTATCACTCTGGAGCAAAATGGACACATAATGACGAATCATCCCCACAAAAAAGGTTATGAAGACTATGGGGAGGACCACCCATAGTCGAATATTGGAGTCCAGCAACAGCTCTGGTTCACTCATTGTTTAAATACAACTGTGGTCATGAACATCAGCGTTGATATTTAATACCTGAAAGaacacagaatatatatatatatattggtcgagtcaggagcgacttgagaaactgcaagttgcttctggtgtgagagaattggccgtctgcaaggatgttgcccaggggatgcccggatgatttgatgtatttatcatccttgtgggaggcttctctcatgtccccgcatgaggagctggagctgatagagggagctcatccgcctctccccggattcgaacctgtgacctgtcagtcttcagtcctgccggcacaggtgtttaacccactgcgccaccgggggctccaacacaGAATATGATATGTAACAACTACCGTAATCAGTCTTATAGTCATTTCTAcagccttacttacttacttacttaggcgatccctcgttggacgagtaagatggtcttccattatggatttccttgtgggtccgtatgtggctgtggagccctattcttgctctgcatcttcttccgcagtgggggcattggtttccaggtggaaggtggtcccggtcggggttggcttgacgcgccttcctcctggcacgtttctctctttcaccctccattcgtgcctcctcaaattctgcagcactgctggtcacagctatcctccagctggagcgctcaagggccagggcttcccagttctcagtgtctatgccagagtttttgaggttggctttgagcccatctttaaatctcttttcctgtccaccaacgttccgttttccgttcttaagttcggagtagagcaactgctttgggagacggtggtcgggcatccggacaacgtggccggcccagcggagttgatgttggaggaccatcgcttcaatgctggtggtctttgcttcttccagcacactgacgtttgtccgcttgtcttcccaggagatttgcaggattttccggaggcagcgctgatggaaatgttccaggagctgcatgtgacgtctgtagacagtccacgtctcacaggcatagagcagggttgggaggacaatagctttataaacaagcaccttggtatccctacggatgtcccggtcctcaaacactctctgcttcattctggaaaatgctgcgcttgcagagctcaggcggtgttgtatttcggcgtcgatgttgactttggtggagaggtggctgccaaggtagcggaaatggtccacattttctaatgtgacaccattaagctgttttactggcattggagagggataggcttgcgactgctggaacagcaccttggttttctcaatgttcagtgacaggccgagcttctcatatgcttctgcgaaggtgtttagagtggcttgtagatattcttctgaatgcgcacagacgacattgtcatcagcatactggagttctataacagctgttgttgtaaccttagttttggctttcagtctgctgaggttgaatagcttgccatctgtccgatagattatttccactccggtgggaagcttcccatcaacaaggtgaagtatcatagcgatgaagatggagaatagagttggggcaataacacatccctgtttgacacctgattccaccttaaatgggtcactttgggagccactgctgtccaagactgttgccatcatgtcatcatggaggagccgcaggatgttcacaaatttgtttgggcacccgattttgtggaggatggtccagagagcgctgcgattcactgtgtcgaatgcctttgcaaggtcgatgaatgccatgtacagaggttggttttgttctctgcatttttcttggagctgtcttgcagtgaagatcatgtccactgttcctctggaggggcggaagccattctgggattctgggagggtgtcttctgagaggggcagaaggcggtttgcaaggattcttgcgaggattttcccagcagaggttagaagggagatacctcgatagtttccgcagtctgttctttccccttttttgaagagggtggtgatggtggcgtccttgaaatctgctgggattttctcggtcacccacactttttctgtgagc
This genomic interval from Anolis sagrei isolate rAnoSag1 chromosome 2, rAnoSag1.mat, whole genome shotgun sequence contains the following:
- the EMC3 gene encoding ER membrane protein complex subunit 3 codes for the protein MSEPELLLDSNIRLWVVLPIVFITFFVGMIRHYVSILLQSDKKLTQEQVSDSQVLIRSRVLRENGKYIPKQSFLMRKYYFNNPDEGFFKKTKRKVVPPSPMTDPTMLTDMMKGNVTNVLPMILIGGWINMTFSGFVTTKVPFPLTLRFKPMLQQGIELLTLDASWVSSASWYFLNVFGLRSIYTLILGQDNAADQSRVMQEQMTGAAMAMPADTNKAFKTEWEALELTDHQWALEDVEEELMAKDLRFEGMFKEELQTSMF